From the Clostridiales bacterium FE2011 genome, one window contains:
- a CDS encoding MATE family efflux transporter — MARTMTKDLTEGRPLKLVLSFAAPLLFGMLFQQFYSFVDTAIVGRYLGAEKLAAVGATGSVNFLVIGLCLGFCSGFAIPIAQAFGAKNEHEVRRCVWHSAVLCAGLSLLFGLAATLLCKPLLRLMNTPEEILDSSASYIRIIFAAIPCCVLYNMASGILRSLGDSKTPVVFLVLASLVNIVLDLVLIIYAGMDVAGAAVATAVSQLISGIGCLLVIIKRFPILKLTKEDRRFSMRRGRSMLGIGLPMGLQFSITAIGSVMVQWSVNGLGVNSVAAVSAAFKLSMFFCCVFDALASTMATFAGQNIGARKLDRVRQGMRAASAVGLIYCGLAFGIVLLFGDKMLGLFIDSGENAEVMELAFRFLKINAAFYIPLLYVNILRLCIQGMGYTRIAMFAGLAEMLARTVVALFLVPAAGFVGACFANPAAWVMADLFLFPCYFKLVKSLHGRLLPGVEPTDNQEKGKIVALKSA; from the coding sequence ATGGCACGTACCATGACAAAAGATCTTACGGAAGGGAGACCGCTGAAGCTGGTTCTTTCCTTTGCAGCCCCGCTGCTGTTCGGAATGCTGTTCCAGCAGTTCTACAGCTTTGTGGATACGGCAATTGTTGGCCGGTACCTCGGGGCGGAGAAACTGGCGGCGGTCGGTGCCACCGGTTCGGTGAACTTCCTGGTGATCGGCCTGTGCCTGGGCTTCTGCTCGGGTTTCGCCATTCCGATCGCGCAGGCCTTCGGAGCGAAGAACGAGCATGAGGTGCGCCGGTGCGTATGGCATTCGGCTGTGCTGTGCGCGGGACTGAGCCTGCTGTTCGGCCTGGCGGCCACGCTGCTGTGCAAACCGCTGCTGCGGCTGATGAACACCCCGGAGGAAATCCTGGATTCATCCGCTTCCTATATCCGGATCATTTTCGCGGCGATTCCCTGCTGCGTGCTGTATAACATGGCCAGCGGCATTCTTCGTTCCCTGGGGGACAGCAAAACGCCGGTGGTCTTCCTGGTGCTGGCGTCCCTGGTGAACATCGTGCTGGACCTGGTGCTGATCATTTATGCCGGGATGGACGTGGCCGGCGCGGCGGTGGCTACAGCTGTCAGCCAGCTGATTTCCGGCATCGGCTGCCTGCTGGTGATTATCAAGCGGTTCCCGATCCTGAAGCTGACGAAGGAAGACCGGCGGTTCTCCATGCGGCGTGGACGCTCCATGCTGGGCATCGGCCTGCCCATGGGCCTGCAGTTTTCCATCACTGCCATCGGTTCCGTGATGGTGCAGTGGTCCGTGAACGGCCTGGGTGTGAACTCCGTGGCGGCTGTGAGCGCGGCCTTCAAGCTGAGTATGTTCTTCTGCTGTGTGTTTGACGCCCTGGCTTCCACCATGGCAACCTTTGCCGGGCAGAACATCGGCGCCAGGAAACTGGACCGGGTACGGCAGGGTATGCGGGCAGCATCCGCGGTGGGGCTGATCTACTGCGGCCTGGCCTTTGGCATTGTGCTGCTGTTTGGCGATAAGATGCTGGGCCTGTTCATTGACAGCGGCGAGAACGCCGAGGTTATGGAACTGGCTTTCCGTTTCCTGAAGATCAACGCGGCATTCTATATTCCGCTGCTGTATGTGAATATCCTGCGGCTGTGCATCCAGGGGATGGGTTATACCCGGATCGCTATGTTCGCGGGCCTGGCGGAGATGCTGGCGAGGACTGTGGTGGCATTGTTCCTGGTGCCGGCAGCCGGGTTTGTGGGCGCCTGCTTCGCGAACCCCGCAGCCTGGGTGATGGCAGACCTGTTCCTGTTCCCCTGCTACTTCAAGCTGGTGAAGTCACTGCATGGACGGCTGCTGCCGGGTGTGGAGCCCACGGATAATCAGGAAAAGGGAAAGATTGTCGCGCTTAAAAGCGCGTGA
- a CDS encoding GAF domain-containing protein: protein MTDYKLLVGQAKEMLEAEPWYASSFSNISALIMTMMENLNWAGFYLMRNGKLTVGPFQGKPACIHIAPGRGVCGTAAAKDETTVVPDVHEFPGHIACDGASESEIVIPIHGDGEVKAVLDIDSPVKNRFSPEDREGLEALVKTIEERVSWT from the coding sequence ATGACGGATTATAAACTGCTGGTTGGTCAGGCGAAGGAAATGCTGGAGGCGGAACCCTGGTATGCGTCCTCATTCAGCAATATCTCCGCACTGATCATGACCATGATGGAAAACCTGAACTGGGCCGGATTTTACCTGATGAGGAATGGAAAGCTGACGGTGGGCCCGTTCCAGGGCAAACCGGCATGCATTCATATTGCTCCCGGCAGGGGCGTGTGCGGCACGGCAGCCGCGAAGGATGAGACTACCGTGGTGCCGGACGTGCACGAATTTCCGGGACACATTGCCTGCGACGGAGCGTCTGAATCGGAGATCGTGATTCCGATTCACGGAGACGGCGAAGTGAAAGCGGTACTGGACATCGACAGCCCGGTGAAAAACCGGTTCAGCCCGGAAGACCGGGAGGGACTGGAAGCACTGGTGAAGACGATTGAGGAGCGGGTGAGCTGGACATGA
- a CDS encoding redoxin family protein: protein MDKKNVWQAFRPTKRRLVQLYVALLHNAYLRGFIEGKIYEGKAKALCVPGLNCYSCPGAAGACPLGSIQNALAATGHRAGWYVLGMIMLFGVVLGRTICGWLCPIGLIQELLHKIPVPKIRKSRITRALSWLKYGILAVFVIAVPLYFGLAKDLPLPAFCKYICPAGTLEGAGGHLVNPANASMYEMLGLIFTRKWVIMLAIGLACVFCYRSFCRFLCPLGAIYGLFNRFSIVGVKTDADRCNGCGACVRHCEMDVKHVGDHECIQCGKCIDVCSQGAISLKAGKITLKGPETGAEKKPAKSRKIAFRAIAIAVLCLVLVWFNFLDPSIRQKESTPTESAAAVGYEVGEQLADFTLACYDGSEFHLADTRGKVVFINRWATWCTPCIAELPYFNDLYEAHRDDIAMIVIHPEMTVEDPAEYLAQFGYSMPCATDEAGDPVKEIVGGTATLPQTIVLNRRGEVIYNSVSSVTPEKLEALYQEAAK, encoded by the coding sequence TTGGATAAGAAGAATGTATGGCAGGCCTTCCGTCCGACAAAGAGAAGGCTTGTCCAGCTGTACGTGGCGCTTTTGCATAACGCGTACCTCAGGGGATTTATTGAAGGGAAGATCTATGAAGGAAAGGCCAAGGCACTGTGCGTGCCCGGCCTGAACTGCTATTCCTGTCCCGGCGCGGCAGGCGCCTGCCCGCTGGGATCCATCCAGAACGCGCTGGCTGCCACGGGACACCGGGCAGGCTGGTATGTGCTGGGGATGATCATGCTCTTCGGCGTGGTGCTGGGCCGCACGATCTGCGGCTGGCTGTGCCCTATAGGCCTGATCCAGGAACTGCTCCATAAGATCCCGGTGCCGAAGATCCGCAAAAGCCGGATCACCCGGGCGCTTTCCTGGCTGAAATACGGGATCCTGGCGGTGTTTGTGATTGCCGTTCCCCTGTACTTCGGCCTTGCCAAAGACCTGCCGCTGCCGGCCTTCTGCAAGTATATCTGCCCGGCCGGTACCCTTGAGGGCGCAGGCGGCCACCTGGTGAATCCCGCCAATGCGTCCATGTATGAGATGCTGGGCCTGATCTTTACCCGCAAGTGGGTGATTATGCTGGCCATCGGCCTGGCCTGCGTGTTCTGCTACCGCAGCTTCTGCCGTTTCCTCTGTCCCCTCGGGGCGATCTACGGGCTGTTCAACCGCTTCAGTATCGTCGGGGTGAAAACGGACGCGGACCGCTGCAACGGCTGCGGCGCCTGTGTGCGCCACTGTGAGATGGACGTGAAGCACGTGGGTGACCACGAGTGCATCCAGTGCGGAAAGTGCATTGACGTCTGCAGCCAGGGAGCCATCTCCCTGAAGGCGGGAAAGATCACGCTTAAGGGACCGGAAACCGGCGCGGAAAAGAAACCCGCAAAGAGCCGGAAGATCGCCTTCCGGGCCATCGCCATCGCGGTGCTGTGCCTGGTGCTGGTGTGGTTCAACTTCCTGGATCCCTCCATCCGGCAGAAAGAAAGCACCCCGACGGAAAGCGCCGCGGCTGTGGGATACGAGGTCGGCGAGCAGCTGGCGGACTTTACCCTGGCCTGCTACGACGGCAGCGAGTTCCATCTGGCGGACACCCGGGGGAAGGTGGTATTCATCAACCGCTGGGCCACCTGGTGCACGCCGTGCATCGCGGAACTCCCGTACTTCAACGACCTGTATGAAGCCCACCGGGACGATATCGCCATGATCGTGATCCACCCGGAAATGACGGTGGAGGATCCGGCGGAATACCTGGCGCAGTTCGGCTACTCCATGCCCTGCGCGACGGACGAAGCAGGCGATCCCGTGAAGGAGATCGTGGGCGGAACAGCCACCCTGCCCCAGACGATCGTATTAAACCGGCGGGGAGAGGTCATCTACAACAGCGTCAGCTCCGTGACGCCGGAGAAGCTGGAAGCCCTCTACCAGGAAGCGGCGAAATAA
- a CDS encoding redoxin domain-containing protein: MKKLIILILTILVLCLGTASADTGMTLGEPFMDFTATDTEGNTFTLSEALKDHEAVLLNIWATWCGPCQGEFPDLEKAYQKYKDKVAFIALSYDDNDTIEKIAAFRDEYQLTFPMGRDEGSALYNYVAQYGVPTTVVIDRFGNAGFLRLGSFNTAEEVGNVLDRFLGDDYTETAVLTRIPKKGVTRAYPVSPARAMHIDNENVKKARFHLTNAMSDDYLMAYVVSEDTAHLRFDITAADDAADMMYYDDAKVERVDLPDILDAERNVFTYDQAMESPEGTHYLYGLYYNVGMEGDPDLMEFFLLQKEEYLEELADYLRTMEYEVSWEFVEDTPAEKTEQKAYVLHVEDQDGNPVPGVAVNFCTDAACTMQQSDENGVITFEGEKANYHVQILKAPEGYSFNKNFELYTGDAYGEWVLHVGNDSLK, translated from the coding sequence ATGAAGAAATTAATCATACTGATCCTGACAATACTTGTGCTGTGCCTCGGCACGGCGTCTGCGGATACCGGCATGACGCTGGGCGAACCCTTTATGGACTTCACGGCCACGGATACGGAAGGCAACACCTTCACCCTGTCCGAAGCCCTGAAGGATCATGAAGCGGTGCTGCTGAACATTTGGGCCACCTGGTGCGGACCCTGCCAGGGCGAGTTCCCGGACCTGGAGAAAGCCTACCAGAAGTATAAGGACAAGGTGGCGTTTATTGCCCTGTCCTATGATGACAACGACACGATTGAAAAGATCGCGGCCTTCAGGGATGAGTACCAGCTGACCTTCCCCATGGGACGGGACGAAGGCTCAGCCCTGTATAACTACGTCGCCCAGTACGGCGTGCCCACTACGGTCGTGATTGACCGCTTCGGCAACGCGGGCTTCCTGCGGCTGGGCAGCTTCAACACCGCCGAGGAAGTCGGCAATGTGCTGGACAGGTTCCTGGGAGACGACTACACGGAAACGGCTGTGCTGACCAGGATTCCGAAGAAGGGAGTCACCCGCGCCTATCCGGTGTCTCCTGCCCGGGCAATGCATATAGACAACGAGAACGTGAAGAAGGCCAGATTCCATCTTACCAATGCCATGTCAGATGATTATCTGATGGCCTATGTGGTCAGCGAGGATACGGCACACCTGCGCTTTGACATCACTGCCGCGGATGACGCTGCGGACATGATGTACTATGACGACGCGAAGGTGGAACGGGTGGACCTGCCGGATATCCTGGACGCGGAGCGCAACGTCTTTACCTACGACCAGGCCATGGAAAGCCCGGAAGGCACCCACTACCTGTACGGCCTGTACTATAACGTGGGCATGGAAGGCGATCCGGACCTGATGGAGTTCTTCCTGTTACAGAAAGAGGAATACCTGGAGGAGCTGGCGGATTACCTGCGCACCATGGAATATGAGGTGAGCTGGGAATTCGTCGAAGACACCCCGGCGGAGAAGACGGAGCAGAAGGCCTACGTGCTGCACGTGGAGGACCAGGACGGCAATCCCGTGCCGGGCGTGGCGGTGAACTTCTGCACGGACGCGGCCTGCACCATGCAGCAGAGCGACGAAAACGGCGTGATCACCTTTGAAGGCGAAAAGGCCAACTACCATGTGCAGATTCTCAAGGCGCCGGAAGGCTACAGCTTTAACAAGAACTTTGAACTGTACACCGGAGACGCTTATGGCGAGTGGGTGCTGCACGTCGGCAACGACAGCCTGAAATAA
- a CDS encoding 5-methyltetrahydropteroyltriglutamate--homocysteine S-methyltransferase, with protein MSKLQTPFRYDFVGSFLRPQALKDAKAALRAGKIDQAAFDKVVNEEITKVVAKQKELGYHVITDGEFRRTFWHLDFMWGFEGVDHQATGNGVPFHDELAVLDDTYLVGKVRAKAHPFVEYFKFLKQFEDENTVAKYTIPAPAQMFQQMIIPANYETTRKFYPENEELIQDIGKAYQEVIRQFYDAGCRNLQLDDCTWGALVGDAAQQRYKALGIDLDEVKSQLLQVNNLALEDKPEDMIINSHICRGNYHSTYFTSGPYDSVADYVFARENVNALFLEYDDERSGGFIPLAKVSDDKKVVLGLITTKSPVLEDKQQIIKRIHAAAQYIPLSRLCLSPQCGFASCEIGNKLTEEEQWAKLKLVKEIADEVWGE; from the coding sequence ATGAGTAAATTACAGACACCCTTCCGGTATGATTTTGTGGGAAGCTTCCTGCGGCCGCAGGCCCTGAAGGACGCGAAGGCCGCCCTGCGCGCCGGGAAGATTGACCAGGCCGCGTTTGATAAAGTCGTCAATGAGGAAATCACCAAGGTGGTGGCCAAGCAGAAGGAGCTGGGCTATCACGTGATCACCGACGGCGAGTTCAGGAGAACCTTCTGGCACCTGGATTTCATGTGGGGCTTTGAAGGCGTGGATCACCAGGCCACCGGCAACGGCGTGCCCTTCCATGACGAGCTGGCCGTGCTGGACGACACCTACCTGGTGGGTAAAGTCCGGGCCAAGGCCCATCCCTTTGTGGAGTACTTCAAATTCCTCAAGCAGTTTGAAGACGAGAACACCGTGGCGAAATACACCATCCCCGCCCCGGCCCAGATGTTCCAGCAGATGATCATCCCCGCCAATTACGAAACCACCCGGAAGTTCTATCCGGAAAACGAGGAACTGATCCAGGATATCGGCAAGGCCTACCAGGAGGTTATCCGCCAGTTCTATGACGCGGGCTGCCGTAACCTCCAGCTGGACGACTGCACCTGGGGCGCCCTGGTGGGTGACGCGGCGCAGCAGCGGTATAAGGCGCTGGGCATCGACCTGGACGAGGTCAAGTCCCAGCTGCTTCAGGTCAACAACCTGGCCCTGGAAGACAAGCCGGAGGATATGATCATCAACTCCCATATCTGCCGCGGCAACTACCACTCCACCTATTTCACCAGCGGCCCCTATGATTCCGTGGCGGACTACGTCTTCGCTCGGGAGAACGTAAACGCCCTCTTCCTGGAATACGACGACGAGCGCTCCGGCGGTTTTATCCCGCTGGCCAAGGTGTCCGATGACAAGAAGGTGGTCCTCGGCCTGATCACCACCAAGTCCCCCGTCCTGGAGGACAAGCAGCAGATCATCAAGCGGATCCACGCAGCCGCCCAGTATATTCCGCTCAGCCGCCTGTGCCTGAGTCCTCAGTGCGGTTTCGCCTCCTGCGAAATCGGCAATAAGCTGACCGAGGAAGAACAGTGGGCCAAGCTGAAGCTGGTCAAGGAAATCGCTGACGAAGTCTGGGGGGAATGA
- a CDS encoding LysR family transcriptional regulator has translation MTLKQLQYVVTVAETGNITEAAKKLFIAQPSLTAAVHELEKEYGIILFSRSNKGIELTSDGEEFLGYARQVLEQANLIDERYAGKGMGKQRFCVSSQHYSFAVEAFVQLLKELGGDKYEFHMRETQTYDIIEDVARLRSEIGILYLNRFNETVIRKTLRDNNLSFFSLFTVKPHVFIGKGNPLAGKKSLTLEDLKPYPRLSYEQGSHNSFYFSEEILSTADSDRELVVCDRATLFNMLIGLNGYTICSGVISEELNGPNIIAKPLDVDDYMEIGYILPGSLRPSPLTVRYIEILKELSA, from the coding sequence ATGACCCTGAAACAGCTCCAGTATGTGGTCACGGTGGCCGAAACCGGGAACATCACCGAGGCGGCGAAGAAACTGTTCATTGCCCAGCCCAGCCTGACGGCGGCGGTGCATGAGCTGGAAAAGGAATACGGCATTATCCTGTTCTCCCGCTCCAACAAGGGCATTGAGCTCACGTCCGACGGGGAGGAGTTCCTGGGCTATGCCCGGCAGGTGCTGGAGCAGGCCAACCTGATCGATGAGCGGTACGCGGGCAAGGGCATGGGCAAGCAGCGCTTCTGCGTTTCCTCCCAGCATTATTCCTTCGCGGTGGAGGCCTTTGTGCAGCTGCTGAAGGAGCTGGGCGGGGACAAGTATGAATTCCATATGCGGGAAACCCAGACCTATGACATCATCGAGGACGTGGCGCGGCTTCGCAGCGAGATCGGGATCCTGTATCTGAACCGGTTCAATGAAACCGTAATCCGGAAAACCCTGCGGGACAACAACCTGTCCTTCTTTTCCCTGTTCACCGTAAAACCCCATGTGTTCATCGGCAAGGGAAATCCGCTGGCCGGGAAGAAGAGCCTGACCCTGGAGGACCTGAAGCCTTATCCCCGACTTTCCTATGAGCAAGGGAGCCACAATTCCTTCTATTTTTCCGAGGAGATCCTGAGCACCGCGGACAGCGACCGGGAACTGGTGGTCTGCGACCGGGCCACGCTGTTCAATATGCTGATCGGCCTGAACGGCTATACAATCTGCAGCGGCGTGATCAGCGAGGAGCTGAACGGGCCGAACATCATTGCCAAGCCCCTGGATGTGGACGATTATATGGAGATCGGCTACATCCTGCCGGGTTCCCTGCGCCCTTCACCGCTGACGGTCCGGTATATCGAAATCCTGAAGGAATTGTCCGCCTGA
- a CDS encoding NAD(P)H-dependent oxidoreductase translates to MKITVINGTEKHGVTYRLKEAFLNELRDCGEITEFFLPKDCPNLCAGCMNCVKRDEQYCKDREYVERLEQAMLDADLLVFTFPVYVYHVPGALKNMLDHFAYRWMVHRPAKAMFGKRAVIITQSLGSGTKSAVKDLKDSLSWWGVSSVKVFRFRLMGEVMWDKLPEKKRRSMTGKLEWAARVLSHVDYSVPTRTRLGVKLKFYASRIMQKTVGKTHPDSRDYQYWQENGWLGKVRPWKK, encoded by the coding sequence ATGAAGATCACGGTAATCAACGGGACTGAAAAACACGGAGTGACATACAGACTGAAGGAAGCTTTCCTGAATGAACTCAGGGACTGCGGGGAGATTACGGAGTTTTTCCTGCCGAAGGACTGCCCGAACCTTTGCGCCGGCTGCATGAACTGCGTCAAAAGGGATGAGCAGTACTGCAAGGATCGGGAGTATGTGGAGCGCCTGGAGCAGGCCATGCTGGACGCGGACCTGCTGGTGTTCACCTTCCCGGTATATGTTTACCACGTGCCGGGCGCCCTGAAGAATATGCTGGACCATTTCGCCTACCGGTGGATGGTGCACCGCCCGGCAAAGGCCATGTTCGGCAAGCGGGCGGTGATCATCACCCAGAGCCTGGGCAGCGGGACGAAGTCTGCCGTGAAGGACCTGAAGGACAGCCTGTCCTGGTGGGGCGTGAGCAGCGTGAAGGTTTTCCGGTTCCGCCTGATGGGAGAAGTCATGTGGGACAAGCTGCCGGAGAAGAAGCGGCGCAGCATGACCGGGAAGCTGGAGTGGGCTGCCCGGGTGCTCAGCCATGTGGATTACAGCGTGCCGACGAGAACGAGGCTCGGGGTGAAGCTCAAGTTCTACGCCTCTCGAATCATGCAGAAGACGGTTGGCAAAACCCATCCGGACAGCCGGGATTACCAGTACTGGCAGGAGAACGGCTGGCTGGGGAAAGTAAGACCCTGGAAAAAATAA
- a CDS encoding sigma-70 family RNA polymerase sigma factor → MTGEAFERSVTDMVQTLYRVTCSQLSIEADREDAIQETLRRAWEKRNSLRNESFFRTWIIRILLNVCHDIQRERQRMIPTDTVPEPLPGSVNSDIDLRECLLRLDERERTPILLYYLEGYDVGQIASILRIPQGTVKSRLNRGRRQLKSICREEVFET, encoded by the coding sequence ATGACCGGCGAAGCCTTCGAACGATCCGTTACGGATATGGTACAGACGCTGTACAGGGTTACGTGCAGCCAGCTGTCCATTGAAGCGGACCGGGAGGACGCCATTCAGGAAACCCTGAGGCGGGCATGGGAAAAACGGAATTCCCTGAGAAATGAATCTTTTTTCCGTACCTGGATCATCCGGATCCTGCTGAACGTGTGTCATGACATTCAGCGGGAGAGGCAGCGGATGATACCGACGGATACGGTTCCGGAGCCGCTGCCTGGCTCTGTGAACAGTGACATTGACCTCAGGGAATGCCTGCTCCGGCTGGATGAGCGGGAACGAACTCCGATTCTGCTGTACTACCTTGAAGGATATGACGTTGGACAGATCGCGTCCATCCTGCGAATTCCGCAGGGGACCGTGAAGTCCAGGCTGAACCGGGGACGCAGACAGCTGAAGAGCATCTGCAGAGAGGAAGTGTTTGAGACGTGA